The following coding sequences lie in one Saccharopolyspora hordei genomic window:
- a CDS encoding PepSY-associated TM helix domain-containing protein — protein MSVEEAGVRERAAQVRRTDEPWWPALRPLVRRLHFYAGVFVGPFLVVTAVTGLLYVFSPQLEQALYDRELHVPPGPTVHPLDVQVDVARDALPGAQLTAVRPAPTPTDTTRVIFDDPEVEEDSHYRTVFVDPHTAEVRGVLPTYGSSQSLPVRTWLAQLHRNLHLGEAGRVYSELAASWLWVVALGGLLLWVRRKRRSRTSLVVPRFRGGGRPRVLSWHGAVGLCACAGLLFLSATGLTWSLFAGEHVTQLRGALSWETPTVSTALPHPPTGDVGFDRVHAAAVAHGITGPVEITAPRGGAYAVTQTERHWPTQLDSVAVDPGTGQVVAELRFADHPLMAKLARWGVDAHMGLLFGLPNQLLLAALTTGLTALVGMGYRMWWLRRPTRGFGSPPQRGAWRRVPGRVLAPVILVAAFTAYAFPLLGASLLLFLVVDVALGARTEGA, from the coding sequence ATGTCAGTCGAGGAGGCCGGCGTCCGCGAGCGAGCAGCGCAGGTGCGGCGCACCGACGAGCCGTGGTGGCCCGCGCTGCGACCGCTGGTGCGGCGCCTGCACTTCTACGCCGGGGTCTTCGTCGGGCCGTTCCTGGTGGTGACCGCCGTCACCGGGCTGCTCTACGTCTTCAGCCCGCAGCTGGAGCAGGCCCTCTACGACCGCGAGCTGCACGTGCCGCCGGGCCCCACGGTGCACCCGCTGGACGTCCAGGTCGACGTGGCCCGCGACGCGCTGCCCGGCGCGCAGCTCACCGCCGTGCGCCCGGCGCCGACGCCCACCGACACCACGCGGGTGATCTTCGACGACCCCGAGGTGGAGGAGGACAGCCACTACCGCACCGTCTTCGTCGACCCGCACACCGCCGAGGTCCGCGGCGTGCTGCCGACCTACGGCAGCAGCCAGTCGCTGCCGGTGCGCACCTGGCTCGCCCAGCTGCACCGCAACCTGCACCTCGGGGAGGCCGGCCGGGTCTACAGCGAGCTCGCCGCCAGCTGGCTGTGGGTGGTGGCGCTCGGCGGGCTGCTGCTGTGGGTGCGGCGCAAGCGCCGCAGCCGCACGTCGCTGGTCGTGCCCCGGTTCCGCGGCGGGGGTCGGCCCCGGGTGCTGTCCTGGCACGGCGCGGTCGGCCTGTGCGCGTGCGCCGGCCTGCTGTTCCTCTCCGCCACCGGCCTGACCTGGTCGCTGTTCGCCGGGGAGCACGTGACGCAGCTGCGCGGCGCGTTGTCGTGGGAGACGCCGACCGTGTCCACGGCACTGCCGCACCCCCCGACGGGGGACGTCGGCTTCGACCGGGTGCACGCCGCTGCGGTCGCGCACGGCATCACCGGGCCCGTGGAGATCACCGCGCCGCGCGGGGGCGCCTACGCGGTCACGCAGACCGAACGGCACTGGCCGACGCAGCTCGACTCCGTCGCGGTGGACCCGGGCACCGGGCAGGTGGTCGCGGAGCTGCGCTTCGCCGACCACCCGCTCATGGCCAAGCTCGCCCGCTGGGGTGTGGACGCGCACATGGGCCTGCTGTTCGGGCTGCCGAACCAGCTGCTGCTCGCCGCGCTGACCACCGGGCTGACCGCCCTGGTCGGCATGGGCTACCGGATGTGGTGGTTGCGCCGGCCGACACGCGGCTTCGGCTCCCCACCGCAGCGCGGCGCGTGGCGGCGGGTGCCCGGCCGGGTGCTGGCGCCGGTCATCCTCGTCGCCGCGTTCACCGCCTACGCGTTCCCGCTGCTGGGCGCCTCGCTGCTGCTGTTCCTGGTCGTCGACGTCGCGCTCGGCGCGCGCACGGAGGGAGCCTGA
- a CDS encoding sigma-70 family RNA polymerase sigma factor: MNRSAADDARLTDLAFAAGRGDRAALEAFVRATQRDVWCFLAHLADVGSADDLAQETYLRAMRSLSRFEGRASARTWLLSIARRVAADRVRHERARPVSPVDVAAVDRPQRGRFEEVVELTVMLDDLAPERREALLLTQVLGLSYQETAEVCGCAVGTVRSRVARAREDLLGERRGRSEEAG; this comes from the coding sequence ATGAACCGCTCCGCGGCCGACGACGCCCGGCTGACCGACCTCGCGTTCGCCGCGGGGCGCGGTGACCGGGCCGCACTCGAAGCGTTCGTCCGCGCCACGCAACGCGACGTGTGGTGCTTCCTGGCGCACCTCGCCGACGTCGGCAGCGCCGACGACCTGGCCCAGGAGACCTACCTCCGGGCGATGCGCAGCCTGTCCCGGTTCGAGGGGCGCGCCTCGGCGCGCACCTGGTTGCTGTCGATCGCCCGCCGGGTCGCCGCCGACCGGGTGCGCCACGAGCGCGCGCGACCGGTCTCCCCGGTCGACGTGGCGGCGGTGGACCGCCCGCAGCGGGGCCGGTTCGAGGAGGTCGTGGAGCTCACCGTCATGCTCGACGACCTGGCCCCGGAGCGGCGGGAAGCGCTGCTGCTGACCCAGGTCCTGGGACTGTCCTACCAGGAGACCGCCGAGGTGTGCGGGTGTGCTGTCGGTACCGTGCGCTCCAGGGTCGCCCGGGCGCGGGAGGACCTGCTGGGGGAACGCCGGGGCCGGTCCGAGGAAGCCGGGTGA
- a CDS encoding MIP/aquaporin family protein — protein MAEQGQRRHGYREGLGGELLAEFLGTFVLVLLGCASVAVAVAGLPGSGRQEDAFGPGNWLIISFGWGFAVVFGVYVAGGVSGAHINPAVTLAFAVRRAFPWLKVVPYVVAQLVGAFVAAALVFATYRWAIDAFNAKSGLARDQSLDTFAIFATFPAEYFGGSWWGPLLDQVVGTGVLVLLIFALIDTRNTAPSANMGPFLIGMVVTVIGLSFGTNAGYAINPARDFGPRLWTFLTGWGDIALPGSYEWFSWYFWIPIVGPLIGAVVGAVVYDLFIGSVVAARSGPEPGRAGDREPSEE, from the coding sequence ATGGCTGAGCAAGGACAACGCCGTCACGGCTACCGGGAAGGGCTCGGCGGTGAGCTGCTCGCCGAGTTCCTGGGCACGTTCGTGCTGGTCCTGCTGGGCTGCGCCTCGGTGGCGGTCGCGGTCGCCGGGCTGCCCGGCTCCGGCCGCCAGGAGGACGCGTTCGGACCCGGCAACTGGCTGATCATCTCCTTCGGCTGGGGTTTCGCCGTGGTGTTCGGCGTCTACGTGGCCGGGGGCGTCAGCGGCGCGCACATCAACCCCGCCGTGACCCTCGCGTTCGCGGTGCGGCGCGCCTTCCCGTGGCTGAAGGTCGTGCCGTACGTGGTCGCACAACTGGTCGGCGCGTTCGTCGCCGCGGCGCTGGTGTTCGCCACCTACCGGTGGGCGATCGACGCCTTCAACGCCAAGTCCGGGCTGGCCCGCGACCAGTCGCTGGACACCTTCGCCATCTTCGCGACCTTCCCCGCCGAGTACTTCGGCGGGTCGTGGTGGGGCCCGTTGCTGGACCAGGTCGTCGGCACCGGGGTGCTGGTCCTGCTCATCTTCGCGCTCATCGACACGCGCAACACGGCGCCGTCGGCCAACATGGGACCGTTCCTGATCGGCATGGTGGTCACCGTCATCGGCCTGTCCTTCGGCACCAACGCCGGTTACGCCATCAACCCGGCGCGCGACTTCGGTCCCCGGTTGTGGACGTTCCTCACCGGCTGGGGCGACATCGCGCTGCCCGGCAGCTACGAGTGGTTCAGCTGGTACTTCTGGATCCCGATCGTCGGCCCGCTCATCGGCGCGGTGGTCGGTGCCGTGGTCTACGACCTGTTCATCGGCAGCGTCGTCGCCGCCCGCAGCGGCCCGGAACCCGGACGCGCGGGCGACCGGGAGCCCTCCGAGGAGTGA
- a CDS encoding zf-HC2 domain-containing protein, giving the protein MREAISARLDGEEPPVPGAELDEHVAGCPDCREWQRRAAELTRRLRVRPAEPAPDLVGAVLARRPRQHRWPRPLLGCVAVCQLLLGLVQVTALAHLGHDGSMGAHLFNESTAWNVALGVGLLLSALRPRAAAGLLPVLSAFLVVLTGFCVVDVLNEAVPAARLLSHGVLVVGLVLLVVVRRDHRDAPGPGAAEWSGQRASADGVDGPPDHDDEPVRRPHRSVSRHAA; this is encoded by the coding sequence ATGCGCGAGGCCATCTCGGCGCGGCTGGACGGTGAGGAACCACCGGTCCCCGGGGCCGAGCTCGACGAGCACGTAGCGGGTTGCCCGGACTGCCGGGAGTGGCAGCGTCGCGCCGCCGAGCTGACCCGGCGGTTGCGCGTCCGGCCGGCCGAACCGGCGCCGGACCTGGTCGGTGCGGTGCTGGCGCGGCGGCCGCGCCAGCACCGCTGGCCCCGGCCGCTGCTCGGCTGCGTGGCGGTGTGCCAGCTGCTGCTCGGGCTGGTGCAGGTGACCGCACTGGCCCACCTCGGCCACGACGGGTCGATGGGCGCGCACCTGTTCAACGAGAGCACGGCGTGGAACGTGGCGCTGGGCGTGGGACTGCTGCTCAGCGCCCTGCGGCCGAGGGCGGCTGCCGGGCTGCTGCCGGTGCTGTCGGCCTTCCTCGTCGTGCTGACCGGGTTCTGCGTGGTCGACGTGCTCAACGAGGCCGTCCCCGCGGCGCGGCTGCTCTCGCACGGCGTCCTGGTGGTGGGGCTGGTGCTGCTGGTCGTGGTGCGTCGCGACCACCGCGACGCCCCCGGTCCGGGAGCGGCCGAGTGGTCCGGGCAGCGGGCGAGCGCCGACGGGGTGGACGGTCCGCCGGACCACGACGACGAACCCGTGCGCCGCCCGCACCGGTCGGTCAGCCGCCACGCCGCCTGA
- a CDS encoding TetR family transcriptional regulator, with amino-acid sequence MRASGPVPGLEATRDGTDQASPHSVEPATNRPRDLVLDIHEEFIARLGEVVAGRRPGESPLAALRRACFEDLARRDAMLGFAGPDFVRLVTGSPTLRARLREIHEEREAALAAALAEEFDEFTAGLVAAHVVAVHRTLFREVQRRTLAGQDADEIAAALEPRAVQAFDALQRLLEER; translated from the coding sequence GTGCGCGCGAGCGGCCCGGTCCCGGGTCTCGAAGCGACCAGGGACGGGACCGACCAGGCCAGCCCGCACAGCGTCGAGCCCGCGACGAACAGGCCCAGGGACCTCGTCCTCGACATCCACGAGGAGTTCATCGCCCGCCTCGGTGAGGTCGTCGCCGGACGCCGTCCCGGTGAGTCGCCCCTGGCGGCGCTGCGGCGCGCCTGCTTCGAGGACCTGGCCCGCCGCGACGCCATGCTCGGGTTCGCCGGCCCGGACTTCGTCCGCCTGGTCACCGGCAGCCCCACCCTGCGGGCCCGGTTGCGGGAGATCCACGAGGAGCGGGAGGCGGCGCTGGCCGCGGCGCTGGCCGAGGAGTTCGACGAGTTCACCGCCGGTCTGGTCGCCGCGCACGTCGTCGCCGTGCACCGGACGCTGTTCCGCGAGGTGCAGCGGCGGACGCTCGCCGGGCAGGACGCCGACGAGATCGCGGCCGCGCTGGAACCCCGAGCGGTGCAGGCGTTCGACGCGCTGCAGCGGCTGCTCGAGGAGCGCTGA
- a CDS encoding DivIVA domain-containing protein: MLTPDDVRSVVFARAWRRDHGYDEAEVDAFLKRVVATLRGKPLVTARDVLTVRFSPRKRGRRAYKKKQVDAFLDQVALTLMKREVRASQQQERAEARRAEPPRRGVPEAAGREADPPQRRPERVPRAEFDTAGPQQRALDKAEVDAFVDRVAATLRGEDTLTAHDLLTARFNPPQPGHPGYQEAGVVAFLVMAAASIRHLAPRARAIPAQRMPIARAFRRGATGGRGLTAEAISSVVFNEPPEGTPGYDVDEVDDLLDRVAATLRGADGLTAAEVRAAEFPQVPVGGYDPVEVDALLDLVAEHLDTARTPDRA; encoded by the coding sequence ATGCTCACCCCCGACGACGTGCGCAGCGTTGTCTTCGCCAGGGCTTGGCGGCGCGACCACGGGTACGACGAGGCTGAGGTCGACGCGTTCCTTAAGCGCGTGGTGGCGACGTTGCGCGGCAAGCCGCTGGTGACCGCGCGCGACGTGCTCACCGTCCGGTTCAGCCCGCGCAAGCGCGGTCGGCGCGCCTACAAGAAGAAGCAGGTCGACGCCTTCCTGGACCAGGTCGCGCTCACCTTGATGAAGCGCGAGGTCCGGGCGTCCCAGCAGCAGGAGCGCGCGGAGGCGCGGCGCGCCGAGCCGCCGCGGCGAGGCGTACCGGAGGCCGCCGGGCGCGAGGCGGATCCACCGCAGCGGCGGCCCGAGCGGGTGCCGCGCGCCGAGTTCGACACGGCCGGGCCCCAGCAGCGCGCGTTGGACAAGGCCGAGGTGGACGCGTTCGTGGACCGCGTCGCGGCGACGTTGCGCGGCGAGGACACGCTGACCGCGCACGACCTGCTGACCGCCCGGTTCAACCCGCCGCAGCCGGGCCACCCCGGCTACCAGGAGGCCGGCGTGGTGGCGTTCCTGGTGATGGCCGCGGCCAGCATCCGGCACCTGGCGCCGCGCGCCCGCGCGATCCCGGCGCAGCGCATGCCGATCGCCCGGGCCTTCCGGCGGGGGGCCACCGGTGGCCGCGGGCTGACCGCGGAGGCGATCAGCAGCGTGGTGTTCAACGAGCCGCCGGAGGGCACGCCCGGCTACGACGTGGACGAGGTCGACGACCTGCTCGACCGCGTCGCGGCGACCCTGCGCGGCGCGGACGGGCTCACCGCCGCCGAGGTGCGCGCCGCCGAGTTCCCCCAGGTCCCGGTGGGCGGGTACGACCCGGTCGAGGTCGACGCGCTGCTGGACCTGGTCGCCGAGCACCTCGACACGGCGCGCACGCCGGACCGCGCCTGA
- a CDS encoding phosphatase PAP2 family protein — translation MVDNRAAAVVQAERTAEDAVGGVPDFSADLYRAVVDFAAGAPGWVQSFGAFFTEAALVLLFGVLLLACWRAWRTSARSTAVALLGVVGVGVAYALSEGIKVLVEEGRPCRAMHVATIVTCPPPGDWSFPSNHSVIAGATAFGVLAVWRSAGVPAMVVAACAAFSRVFVGAHYPHDVLVGLLFGVLVSAVLGALLRNQVTRQVQKLRPDRKHEGATEPIDTDEAPTMQIPRL, via the coding sequence GTGGTGGACAACCGAGCGGCAGCAGTGGTGCAAGCCGAGCGGACGGCGGAGGACGCCGTCGGTGGTGTGCCCGACTTCAGCGCGGACCTCTACCGCGCGGTCGTGGACTTCGCCGCCGGCGCGCCCGGGTGGGTGCAGTCCTTCGGCGCGTTCTTCACCGAGGCAGCGCTGGTGCTGCTCTTCGGTGTCTTGCTGCTCGCCTGCTGGCGGGCGTGGCGGACGTCGGCGCGGAGCACGGCGGTCGCGCTGCTCGGCGTGGTGGGTGTGGGGGTCGCCTACGCGCTGAGCGAGGGGATCAAGGTGCTGGTGGAGGAGGGGCGTCCGTGCCGCGCCATGCACGTGGCGACCATCGTGACCTGCCCGCCACCGGGAGACTGGTCCTTCCCCAGCAACCACTCGGTGATCGCCGGCGCCACCGCGTTCGGCGTGCTCGCCGTGTGGCGGTCGGCCGGTGTCCCGGCCATGGTCGTCGCGGCGTGCGCGGCCTTCTCACGGGTGTTCGTCGGTGCCCACTACCCGCACGACGTGCTCGTCGGTCTGCTGTTCGGCGTGCTCGTGTCGGCGGTGCTGGGGGCGCTGCTGCGGAACCAGGTGACGCGGCAGGTCCAGAAGCTGCGCCCGGACCGGAAGCACGAGGGCGCGACCGAGCCGATCGACACCGACGAGGCACCGACCATGCAGATCCCACGGCTCTGA
- a CDS encoding DUF5134 domain-containing protein gives MVEPLLLRWVLTVLFTAAGSWALHRLVRAEPIAPLSGRAAAAGTDRVTPGGPVVRINAAWHVVMCAAMLAMCWPWGTAVPVGPQLVVLGAMAAWFLLLTAITRWCPGHRRWQQAHHAVMAAAMCWMLVAMPAPAPGSGHVHHHAVGAGTLAAAPVAPAGTEAAGFLALGVGFVLTALPWLSAAVDIGRFARTRPQRAAAYEAACHAATAVGMGAMFLAAA, from the coding sequence GTGGTGGAACCCCTGCTGCTCCGCTGGGTCCTGACGGTGCTGTTCACCGCTGCCGGGTCGTGGGCGCTGCACCGGCTGGTCCGGGCGGAGCCGATCGCGCCGCTGTCCGGCCGCGCCGCCGCAGCCGGGACGGACCGGGTGACGCCCGGGGGCCCGGTGGTGCGGATCAACGCGGCCTGGCACGTGGTGATGTGCGCGGCGATGCTCGCGATGTGCTGGCCGTGGGGCACCGCGGTGCCCGTCGGCCCGCAGCTGGTGGTGCTCGGGGCGATGGCGGCGTGGTTCCTGCTGCTGACCGCCATCACCCGCTGGTGCCCGGGGCACCGCCGGTGGCAGCAGGCCCACCACGCGGTGATGGCGGCGGCGATGTGCTGGATGCTGGTCGCGATGCCCGCCCCGGCGCCCGGGTCCGGTCACGTCCACCACCACGCGGTGGGAGCCGGGACCCTGGCCGCCGCACCGGTCGCTCCGGCCGGAACGGAGGCCGCCGGGTTCCTGGCGCTGGGCGTGGGTTTCGTCCTGACCGCCCTGCCGTGGCTGTCCGCGGCGGTGGACATCGGCCGGTTCGCACGGACCCGGCCGCAGCGCGCGGCCGCCTACGAGGCGGCCTGCCACGCCGCCACGGCGGTCGGCATGGGCGCGATGTTCCTGGCCGCGGCCTGA
- a CDS encoding helix-turn-helix domain-containing protein, whose protein sequence is MPRPRVHDLDRVLDVAERLVADVGPEGLTVRRLSAESGVPNGAIYHAFGSLAALRGRLWLRAATDFLALQSELVDEALGRAGAVDAVVAAADAPAVFAEGRPAAARMLMTVRREQLLGPDLPEELADALLGLDRKLVSEVLCRLASALWGRRDGPSVEVITTCVVDLPTALLRRHLGRLTADGAAQVPADARARLAAAVRAVLDLEPPRRGQTASAATERLGRRR, encoded by the coding sequence GTGCCTCGACCGCGCGTGCACGACCTGGACCGGGTGCTCGACGTCGCCGAGCGGCTCGTCGCGGACGTGGGCCCGGAAGGGCTCACGGTGCGTCGGCTCTCGGCGGAGAGCGGCGTGCCCAACGGGGCGATCTACCACGCGTTCGGCTCGCTGGCCGCGCTGCGCGGACGGCTGTGGTTGCGGGCCGCCACCGACTTCCTGGCCCTGCAGTCGGAGCTCGTCGACGAAGCGCTGGGCCGAGCCGGGGCGGTCGACGCGGTGGTCGCCGCCGCCGACGCACCGGCGGTGTTCGCGGAGGGTCGCCCGGCGGCCGCGCGGATGCTCATGACGGTGCGCCGGGAGCAGCTGCTCGGCCCGGACCTCCCCGAGGAGCTCGCCGACGCGCTGCTCGGGCTGGACCGGAAGCTGGTGTCCGAGGTGCTGTGCCGCTTGGCGTCCGCGCTGTGGGGCCGGCGCGACGGACCGAGCGTCGAGGTGATCACCACGTGCGTGGTGGACCTGCCGACCGCGCTGCTGCGCCGCCACCTCGGCCGGCTCACCGCGGACGGCGCCGCGCAGGTCCCCGCGGACGCGCGCGCCCGCCTCGCCGCGGCCGTGCGCGCGGTCCTCGACCTCGAGCCCCCGAGGCGCGGTCAAACCGCCTCGGCAGCCACCGAACGACTCGGAAGACGGAGATGA
- a CDS encoding GNAT family N-acetyltransferase — MNDSTRLHLPSDVRHGAKEVAVGRGLTGLLWTGGARLSPAARQHLRSTFPAVAVQAFTATTEQYWQQWLSDDNLDDLSGLVVVFDATGLPVAWVASNDRRFGGRTCFYAASAGVHPDHQGTGISSTIWRVLLRSAIVRAAPRSLYAVMRTGNPLVYGAWSSATGRDDATWPAPGFAVPEHVRRIAADAAADLDQADRLDPDTLVITDAYDDTEAGLWTQRPTSDRTDVDEWFARLLGPRDAVVLVVRFNPLQVVVDEALRQVRRALGLRTSRSSRSSRARS; from the coding sequence ATGAACGACTCGACCCGCCTGCACCTGCCGTCCGACGTCCGCCACGGCGCGAAGGAGGTCGCCGTCGGCCGCGGGCTCACCGGTCTGCTGTGGACCGGCGGGGCCCGGCTCTCCCCCGCGGCTCGGCAGCACCTGCGCAGCACGTTCCCGGCCGTGGCGGTGCAGGCGTTCACCGCCACGACCGAGCAGTACTGGCAGCAGTGGCTCTCCGACGACAACCTCGACGACCTGTCCGGTCTCGTCGTCGTCTTCGACGCCACCGGCCTCCCGGTGGCGTGGGTGGCCAGCAACGACCGCCGGTTCGGCGGCCGCACGTGCTTCTACGCCGCCTCGGCCGGCGTGCACCCGGACCACCAGGGCACCGGCATCTCCAGCACGATCTGGCGCGTCCTGCTGCGTTCGGCGATCGTCCGGGCCGCGCCGCGCAGCCTGTACGCGGTGATGCGCACCGGCAACCCACTGGTGTACGGCGCGTGGTCGTCCGCCACGGGTCGTGACGACGCCACCTGGCCCGCGCCGGGCTTCGCGGTGCCTGAGCACGTCCGGCGCATCGCGGCGGACGCGGCCGCCGACCTCGACCAGGCCGACCGGTTGGACCCCGACACGCTGGTCATCACCGACGCCTACGACGACACCGAGGCCGGGCTGTGGACCCAGCGCCCCACCTCCGACCGCACGGACGTCGACGAGTGGTTCGCGCGGCTGCTCGGGCCGCGCGACGCCGTCGTCCTCGTGGTGAGGTTCAACCCGCTGCAGGTCGTGGTCGACGAAGCGCTGCGCCAGGTGCGCCGCGCCCTGGGGTTGCGCACCAGCCGGTCCTCGCGCAGCTCACGCGCCCGCAGCTGA
- a CDS encoding Hsp20/alpha crystallin family protein, with protein MSSMLPRPSVGLADIFQMFENEWPFGERHALRVETFTEGDEYVIRCELPGVNPDEDIHINVEGNQLKIDAERKHEERSDQHSEFHYGHYSRSMLLPQSCDTDQIQAEYDAGILTIRMPRKQTQVSKEIPIARKGR; from the coding sequence ATGAGCAGCATGCTGCCGCGACCGAGCGTGGGGTTGGCAGACATCTTCCAGATGTTCGAGAACGAGTGGCCGTTCGGCGAGCGCCACGCCCTGCGCGTGGAGACGTTCACCGAGGGGGACGAGTACGTCATCCGCTGCGAGCTGCCGGGAGTGAACCCGGACGAGGACATCCACATCAACGTCGAGGGCAACCAGCTGAAGATCGACGCTGAGCGCAAGCACGAGGAACGCAGCGACCAGCACAGCGAGTTCCACTACGGCCACTACAGCCGGTCGATGCTGCTGCCGCAGAGCTGCGACACCGACCAGATCCAGGCCGAGTACGACGCGGGCATCCTCACCATCCGCATGCCCCGCAAGCAGACGCAGGTCAGCAAGGAGATCCCGATCGCCCGCAAGGGCAGGTGA
- a CDS encoding universal stress protein translates to MSSEAVVVGFDFRESSRRAVRWAAWEAAGRGRPLHLVHVLAWPFEERTAIRVPGEGDVSEPLVQALRRELADLVDECKRIDADLPVRSELPFGDPVQVLAGMAATAELLVLGGPRLEPAVGVGATSAELLARRGGAPVVVVRGGRDEPGSDPVVVGVDGSAGSRAALEFAFDFASRNRCELVAVHAWSDLPLDPFERVARWELPWSEVREEAEGVLAEAIAGWGEQYPDVSVRRVVTPEKPTQALLREVEQAQAGLAVVGSHGRGRVRRSLLGSVSHAVVNRAPCPVAVLRVS, encoded by the coding sequence ATGTCGAGCGAGGCGGTCGTGGTCGGGTTCGACTTCAGGGAGTCGTCACGGCGCGCGGTGCGCTGGGCAGCGTGGGAAGCCGCTGGTCGCGGCCGACCGCTGCACCTGGTGCACGTGCTCGCCTGGCCGTTCGAGGAGCGCACGGCCATCCGGGTGCCGGGGGAGGGCGACGTGAGCGAGCCCCTGGTGCAGGCGCTGCGCCGCGAACTGGCCGACCTCGTCGACGAGTGCAAGCGCATCGACGCCGACCTGCCGGTGCGCAGCGAGCTGCCGTTCGGCGACCCGGTCCAGGTGCTCGCGGGCATGGCGGCCACGGCCGAGCTGCTGGTGCTCGGCGGGCCGCGGCTCGAACCGGCCGTCGGGGTGGGGGCGACCTCGGCGGAACTGCTGGCCCGGCGCGGGGGCGCTCCGGTCGTGGTGGTCCGCGGCGGGCGCGACGAGCCGGGGTCGGACCCGGTCGTGGTGGGCGTGGACGGGTCGGCGGGCAGTCGCGCCGCGCTCGAGTTCGCCTTCGACTTCGCCTCCCGCAACCGCTGCGAGCTGGTGGCCGTGCACGCCTGGAGCGACCTGCCGCTGGACCCGTTCGAGCGGGTGGCGCGGTGGGAGCTGCCGTGGTCGGAGGTCCGCGAGGAGGCCGAGGGCGTCCTGGCGGAGGCGATCGCCGGCTGGGGCGAGCAGTACCCGGACGTCTCGGTCCGGCGCGTGGTCACCCCGGAGAAGCCCACCCAGGCGCTGCTGCGGGAGGTCGAGCAGGCGCAGGCGGGACTGGCGGTCGTCGGCAGCCACGGCCGGGGCCGCGTGCGGCGCAGCCTGCTCGGCTCGGTCAGCCACGCGGTGGTCAACCGGGCGCCCTGCCCGGTCGCGGTCCTGCGGGTGTCCTGA
- a CDS encoding bifunctional allantoicase/(S)-ureidoglycine aminohydrolase: protein MSEPTYYAPEGGLPPQTTLLTDRAIVKEAYTVIPRGVLRDIVTSNLPGWTGTRSWILARPIAGFATTFAQYVVEVSPGGGSDRPEPERGVESVLFLLTGDLDVVIEGEKHQLTPGGYAYLPAGATWSVANESDSVASFVWVRKAYEPVEGIPAPKPFAVQEQDVEPTPMPDTNGAWATTRFVDPDDLAHDMHVNIVTFEPGAVIPFAETHVMEHGLYVLEGKAVYRLNDDWVEVQAGDFLWLRAFCPQACYAGGPGKFRYLLYKDVNRQVKLT from the coding sequence GTGAGCGAGCCGACGTACTACGCCCCGGAGGGTGGCCTGCCGCCGCAGACGACGCTGCTGACCGACCGCGCCATCGTGAAGGAGGCGTACACCGTCATCCCGCGCGGTGTCCTCCGCGACATCGTCACCAGCAACCTGCCGGGGTGGACCGGCACCCGCTCGTGGATCCTCGCCCGCCCCATCGCCGGGTTCGCCACCACGTTCGCGCAGTACGTCGTCGAGGTCTCGCCCGGCGGCGGCAGTGACCGGCCGGAGCCGGAGCGCGGCGTGGAGTCGGTGCTGTTCCTGCTCACCGGCGACCTCGACGTGGTCATCGAGGGCGAGAAGCACCAGCTGACCCCGGGCGGGTACGCCTACCTCCCGGCGGGCGCGACCTGGTCGGTGGCCAACGAGTCCGACTCGGTGGCCAGCTTCGTCTGGGTGCGCAAGGCCTACGAGCCGGTGGAGGGCATCCCGGCGCCGAAGCCGTTCGCGGTGCAGGAGCAGGACGTCGAGCCGACGCCGATGCCGGACACCAACGGCGCCTGGGCCACCACGCGGTTCGTCGACCCGGACGACCTCGCGCACGACATGCACGTCAACATCGTGACCTTCGAGCCGGGCGCGGTGATCCCGTTCGCCGAGACGCACGTGATGGAGCACGGCCTCTACGTCCTGGAGGGCAAGGCCGTCTACCGGCTCAACGACGACTGGGTGGAGGTCCAGGCCGGTGACTTCCTGTGGTTGCGCGCCTTCTGCCCGCAGGCCTGCTACGCCGGTGGTCCCGGCAAGTTCCGCTACCTGCTCTACAAGGACGTCAACCGCCAGGTGAAGCTGACCTGA